In the Candidatus Ancaeobacter aquaticus genome, CAAATGGGTAAATGGTCCCACAGAACAATTTTCGCCAATAACAACCGTTCCGTCAATAACGGTGCAGGGTTCTATCACAGTATCCCGGCCGATTGTAGTGCTCCCTGAGATAAATGTTGATTGAGGATCAGATACTGTTACCCCATTATCCATGTGATAATCAATTATTCTTTTCTGAAGACATTTCTGAGCATACGCTAAATCTCTTCTTGAATTAATCCCTATTATTTCCTGGCTATCTTCTGTGACGTAGCTTTCTATTAAAAGTTTCTTGCTGTTCATTAATCCAATGATATCGGTTAAATAATATTCTTTTTGCGCATTATTCGGCTCAATCTTATCAATGAGTGAGAATAGTGCCTGTGCATTAAAACAATATGAACCGGAATTTACTTCCTCAACAGATTTTTCAAATAATGAAGCATCTTTTTCTTCAACAATTTTTTGTATCTTGCCATTTGCGTTACGCGCAATTCTACCATATCCTGTCGGGTCTTTTAATAATGCTGAGAGACACGTTGCAGACAACTGTTCTTTTTCGTGTGTATCAATTATTGCTTTTATTGTTTCGCTTTTAATGAGCGGTGCGTCACCACAGAGAACAAGCATGTTTCCAACAAAATCATTCAATGCAGACTTAACCTGCATGATTGCA is a window encoding:
- a CDS encoding sugar phosphate nucleotidyltransferase, giving the protein MDKWIAVILAAGDGVRMKSKLPKVMHKLCDVPILSYVISAVKKVGIKRIVLVVGKNGDAIKDMLNDPEIEYVFQYEKKGTGHAIMQVKSALNDFVGNMLVLCGDAPLIKSETIKAIIDTHEKEQLSATCLSALLKDPTGYGRIARNANGKIQKIVEEKDASLFEKSVEEVNSGSYCFNAQALFSLIDKIEPNNAQKEYYLTDIIGLMNSKKLLIESYVTEDSQEIIGINSRRDLAYAQKCLQKRIIDYHMDNGVTVSDPQSTFISGSTTIGRDTVIEPCTVIDGTVVIGENCSVGPFTHLRSGTVLEDGAEIGNFTEVKNSKVGKHSKAKHLSYIGDAIIGEKVNIGASTITANYDGKKKHQTVIDDNASTGSHSTLVAPVKIGKGAVIGAGSVVTKNHDVPPGEVVTGIPAKICEKRKNNDE